Part of the Elusimicrobiota bacterium genome, TGCCCGCCTGTTTCGCGGCGTGTCTATCCGCCGCAGTGCCGCGCCGAGGTATAGGTTCTGCCCTGCCACGGAGTTCCGGGAGGCCGCGAAATCCGCAATGCTGTCCAGTTCCTGCGGGCAGAATAGCCGGGCGTGGCGCAGGCGGCCATCTGATGCGTCTGCCCAGGCCAACTCAACCAATGCGTCAGTCACCTGGCCAAATAAATGTCGCAGATGTGCGGCTATAGCCACCTTGTTTGGCCGGAGGAGTGGCTCGCTCATTGCTTTCTCCGCCATAGCCAGGCCTTTGCGATTGCTACGGTTAAGAGGTCTGACGCTTCACCGGCTCTTATCCCGCTATGCACGGGGATGCGCCATTTGGCCAGAGCGGCCAGTAGTTTCTCTGATGCGGGCTTGCGCCGCCAGAATGCGTTCTCGGCTGCCAGTTGTGTGGCTGATGCGCGGCGGATGTAGTCCTCGCCGATGCCCTGCGCCAGTTCAAGGTCCACTGGTTGGGACTCAAGTGTGGTAGACGCTGCGAAGCGGTTCTTTGGCGACACTTCAACAACCCAGCCGTCACCTGAGCGTATAAGCAGCACCGTGCCCCGATCACCGGCTGAGGCGGCATAAAAAGTATTTGCGGCGGATATCCAGTGGAACTGCCGTGGGCAGGGAACAACGCGGTTGGCGCGGACTAAAGAAGAGACCAGCGCGGTCTCGCGGTCTCTTACTTCGAGCGCTTCGGTTACTGTATTTTCCTCTGCCTCGTCCGGGTCCAGGCCGAATAGCACGGGCGCTTGGATGAGTTTATGCTTACGCGATGCGCCCGCGAGGTCGATTATCAGGCAGTCTTCCTTGCCGGGGAAGATTCTGGTGCCGCGCCCTATCATCTGGAGGTAGAGTGTCTTGGACTGCGTGGGGCGGGCGATTATGATGGCATCAATGGACGGCTCGTCAAAACCCTCGGTCAGGACGGCGCAGTTGGCCACGACCATAGTCTCGCCGGTCTTTAAGCGGGTTAGAATTGCCCTGCGCTCTTCAATAGGCGTTTCCCCGCATAACCATTCAGCCGCCTCACCACGATTTTTAAGCGTTTCGGCTGTGCGCCGCGCCTGATCCACGGTAACCGTGAAGATTAAAGCTTTGCGGCCTTTTGCATGGTCTTGGTAGGCGTTGGCGGTTGCCTCGGCTGCCCCGGCGCGGAGCATGGCATCGCCAAGTTCGCCCTGATTGTAGTCGCCGTGTACTGTGGCGATAGCATCCATGTCGAAGTCCAGCGCGACTTGCTTTAAGCGCAGGTCCACAAGCCAGCCGTCCTTGATGGCTTGCAGCAATTGCATCTGGTAAACGATTCCCTCGAAGGATTCGTCGAGTCCCAGGCTGTCGCCGCGCTCGACGGTAGCTGTAAGCCCTAATGCAGGCGTGCCGCCTGGTTTGAAGCAGCCGAGTGCGTCCATAGTCCGGAGGTAGCTGTCGGCGGCTGCGTGATGCGCTTCGTCAACCACGATCTGGTCGAAGCCGGACAGGCTCTTAAGGCGGTTTTGTCGTGAGACTGTCTGTATTGAGGCGAATACAACCTGCGCGTCTGTCTCGTTACGTTCCGCCTTAACTACGCCGGTGGAAGCCTCGGGCCACACGGCGCGGATGGCGCGTAACGGCTGCTCGATAAGTTCGTCGCGGTGCGCGAGCCACAAGGTCCGTCCTCCCATACGCTTTGCGATTGAGAGACCAGTTAGGGTCTTGCCGCAGCCCGTGGGCAGGTTAATTATCCCGCGCCTAAGGCCGCCATCCAGCTTGCTATTCCAAGCCTGGATGGCGGCCTCCTGGTAGGGGCGAAGGACAATGCCGGTGTCTTGCTGGTCGTTTTCCATGGGGGGAAGCCTATGCTCAGAATGGGACGGAGCCCCCATTGGCCGCCCCGGTGCGGTCCGTTTGTTTGTCCTTGGCCGGCTGCTGCACGTTCTTGCGCGGCGCAGGCAGCTCGTCATTGGCGGGTTCGGGGTGTTTGTCGGTGTAGATTTCTTCGATGAAGTTCTTCTCGTTCGTATATGTCCGACCATTTACGACTTTGTCATACGTCGCCACACCCAAAAGCGCGCGAAAGGTTCGCCCCTGCAGGTCGGACTCTTCAAACGAGAACTCGCCGTCGTATTGCAGCCCGATGGCGTGGAGGAAATGCACAGCCATACCGTGGCCCGGGTTGGCTTTCTCGCCGTTGCCGCGCGGGACCCATACCACGTTATGCCAGACGCGTTTGCCGAAGTGCTCGCCCTCGTCGGCTATCTCGCATTGCAGCTTGGTAAGAGGCGTGCCGGGGTTCTTGCCGCCTTGCGTGACCTCACCGTCCGAGTGGTCGGCTATCTGCAGCGTGTAGATGCCGCGTGGCGCAGGAGTGAACTGTGCGCCCCCGCCCTGTCCTGCGCTTTCTGCTTCCGCGTCACCCTTGTAGTTGATGCGTGCCATGTTATTTGCCTCCTTTGGTTTTGGCTGCCGGTTTCTTCTCTGGTTCCTTCGCGGATTCGGCTGTTTCTGACATCGCTGCCTTCTCAGTAAATAGAGCCGCAAAAGACTTGTATGGATTGTCGCCATCGAGCTTGATCGTTTTGTCGCTGAGCTCCTCAACGCGGGACCCCCAGCGTCCAGCAACACCACCTTGGAACGTAAGGCAGTATTCTGTTTTACCGCCGACCTCGCGCTTGAATGTGTAGCCGATCATGTCTGCGGCGAAGGCCAGCTTGTCGCCGCTCTTACCCGGCACGTTAATGCCAGCGGGGGTGATGACCTTGTTGTTGTCGTCGAGTTTCGGCTCGCGTAGGTGGGCATTCAGGATGAACAGCTTGCCGCTCTTCTTGAAGAGATTAATCATGCCGTCGATGCGCGCTCCGAGCTCGCCCCAGAGAGAGAAGCCATCGACACCTGGTAGCCGGTCTGTGATCTTGGATAGCCCAGCTTTGTTGGCTATCTCATCGCAGATGTTCTCTACGAGCGTGTCGATTGTGTCAATAACGATTACCTCAATACTCGGGTCCTTAATCGCGACCATAAGGGCCTCGCGGAAATTATCGAGCTTGGTCTTAACGATATTGCCGTGAGCGTCCACGACATCCTCGATATCCTCGATGCGGCCATCGATGTGATCAGCATCACCGCAGTCCATATTGAGGACATACGAGTTGGGGAATGAAGCAGTGAACTTGCTTTTCCCAGTCTTGGGGTAACCCACGATGATGCAAATGCCGGACTTTGGCATTCCAGTCTTTTTCTTCTTGCGCGAGCTCACCAGTTGATGGGCGGGCGGTGTCTGCGGCGGTGTCTCTTGTCTCTCTGTGGTAGTCATGTATTTCTCCTTTTTTAGATGTGCTTCCAGCTTTTTCTATTAACGATACTTGCGATAGGAGTAGATCCCATCCCAAATTTGACGGCCAGGCTGTGGTATCCATATTGGCCGGTGGCGTGGAGCCTTCTAATTTCGCGCACCTGTTCTTCTGTTAATTTTGCGTTGTAATGAGAACTGCCTCGGCTGAGCCTTTCTGGATGCAGTCTGTTAGGATGCCGTTCCCCACGAAGTAGGCGTTCTGGATATAGGCGAGATCCATTGCTTGCGCCTTTGGCTTGACGATTTTTAGCATCTCGGTCCTTGATGTTGTCGAGATTCGTGCCGATCCAGAGATGGTCTGGCCGGACGCAGGGGGGATTGTCGCAGTGGTGTAGAACGCAAAGTCCTTCCGGGACAGGGCCTTTTTCGAATTCCCATGCGACGCGATGTGCTCCAATAGTTTTTCTATTCATCTTGAATTTGCCATACCTGTGCTTTCCGAGTTTGCGGCCTGCTTGCCATTCCCAACAGCCAGGCCCTTTTTGGACATGAGTCCAGAAACGTTGTTCTGCAGATATTCGTGGAAACACGCCTTTTGGCATCAGAACCCCAGTGCCGAGGGGGTGCTCTTTTTCTTAACGGACACCGGCGACTCGACCGCGCGGACTGATTTAGTGCAGAAACTCTGTTCACCTATCAACTGAACATCACCACTTTTCGTTAGCGCGACTGCGGAAAGGAATCCAGCGGTGGCGGCCGGTAGGTCTGTCACGGCACGCGATTCTGAGGTAAATGGCGCGGTTTTTCCGAAACGCACGATTTCACCCCATACGACATCGATGCCATATTGCTCCCGCAAGGCAGCGGCATAGCCGCCGACTTGATAAGAATATTCGTTCCCATATTCCAGGGATTTAGAGGTTTTATAGTCGACAATTCCAAATCCTCCACGGGTTTTTGAGTGCCCGACGGCGTCCAGCCGTCCGCCGAACCGGTAATCGAGGGATGCGACAGGAAGCTCAAGAGCGACGATCTCGATGTCACTCTGCATGCGCCAGCGCTTGAAGTCGAGTGTAGGCTCAACGAGTTCGTTGGGTATCATTTCCGGTTCCTTGCCTTGGATTATGGCCTGGAAAATCTCATGGCATTTAGAGCCAAGGTCCGCTGCATCATTAGCCTTGCGGCGGTGCGCCCCGGCGGCGTCCTTTGCTATCTGGTCGAGCATGGCCGGATCAAGCGCGGTGCGCCCAAGACGGAGTAGTTCTGTTTTGAAGTAATTGGCGGCCTCTCTCGCACTCCATGCTATCAACGCTGGTTTTGCAATGATGCCGAGAATACTGGTCACGGATTTAAGCGGCCCGATAGTCTCGCCACTGGGGAGCAGGATGCTGTACTTGTGGTTGACATCGCTCACTGTGTATTTTGGATTGGGGAGTTTCATGATTTGTCCTTTGAAAGTAGTCGTTCAATTGTGAAGCTCTCTTCGCCCAACTGCCGGATCATCAGCCCTGTGAAAACCTGCGCGATATGCTCGCCTACGGCACTGGACACGTCTATTACCGCTTTGTCGGCTGCGGCAGAATATGCGGCATGTAACCGCACTTTGGCTTGGCCGTAAACGCATTCAGCGGTAATAATGGCCAAAGCGATGCGTTCCTCTATGTCTTCTTTGCGCAGGGGTTGCTTGAAACTGAATTTGCATATCTCGGCCATCATTTTTTCCTCCAGAGCGTCTATACAGCTTTTTTTTGAAAACACTTAACCCCGATTTAAATATCGCGCAAGTTTTGCTTTTCAAAGACGGCCCTTATGCGCTTTATTTCCCTATAGAGGGTTAGCTCAGAGATTTTTAGTGACCTACTGGCTGCGGCCATACTTAAGCCCTCTTCGCCTAGCAAACGGCAAACCACCTGCTGCCGTTCTGATAGCGCGGAAATGGATATTTTTATATTCAGCTTGAGTTCAATAGCGGCCAGTAAATCAGGGGCGGGGATGCGTTCTATAAGTGCTGGTAGTTCATCGTCACCATCTGGTGGTTGGTCTAAAGACACCGACTTTTCCGCTATGATCCGCTTATCGGATAAGAGGTTGTCTTTAACATTAAGGAGATGGTTTCGTATGACGACCGCCATGAAAGTGGATAAGGACGCGTCGGACTTTTCGTTATACTTGTCTTTAGCCGTCCACCACTTCACCAGGCAGGACTGCAGGAGATCATCAAAGTCCTCTTTCTCCAAGCATGTCCATTGTCTTCGGATTTCGTTTATTAGGTTCTTTACGACACTAATTTCCAGGTCTGTGAAAAGACCTTGGTATTCCAGCTTTTTGTTTGCAAGTTCAGTCATGAGACACCTCCGCTTTATTTTTTCGGTGTCTCGGACTTAACCCCAACAACATGGTACGCCTTGGCGGATGTAAACGAAATCACGGAGGGCTCCGTGATTATTGGATTTCACGTCGGGAACCCTAGAAAAAACAAAAACCGCCTTTCGGCGGTTGATTTTTAAAGCTATTGGCCTGCGCATGGGCAGCCTTTTGCCAAAGAATTAAGGAATTATGGGGTGGGAAGTGCTAAAATTGCTTTATGGGGGATACAATATGACAAAACACAGGTCGTTTAAATTGGATAAATTTCTTAAGGCTGTGGACCCACAACTGAGGACGCAGTTTTTTGCGACATATAAGATTACCTTCCCCCTCGTTGTTAATTTTGAGGACAACAGTTTGGAAGAATTTTGGGAAACTATTCTGGAAGCCGAAAGAGCTAAGATTGAAGAGCGTCTTCACTGCATTAACGATACCGCCGATCACGCCCGCGACTGCTTAGAGCAGGCTTGCCGGGAATATAAAATTGGGAAACAAGAGGACGAAACGTCCGAGACGACCGCAATGCGGGTTTACTTGCATAGTGAGGAAGCGTTCTCCCTGGCATTTGATGCGTATCTTTATTACATACTTTCCGAAAAGGTGAGTCGCCATAGGTTTCAGAAAGCTACTCCTGATTTTAGCGATGGGCAGTTCCCGCAGTTTAAGTCAGCGGTGGAGGTGTATTTTAAGGACTGCGGCAAAAGCTTTCATTGTGACATTCGCCATCGGATTGAGGGTGATAATCACATTATACTGATCGCGCGCGGCGATTTTATGAAAACACAGCTGGTGTTTAAAGACCAGGATGTTAAGACTAGAATTGAATCGTTCAGACCGGCAAAAGAAGATATGCTGGTTTTTAATACGACCAACAATGTTCTGAGCATGAGCCTAAGCAGCCGGAGCGATGATGACAAAAAGAAATATCTTGAGATGGTCGGCGGCGCTTTTCTTGGAGTCGCACAAATAGACGAGGAAACATTAAATAATTCCCTTGTGGATATCAGCCCGATCAAAAAGCGCACTTTCGACTTCAAGGGCAATGAACAAATCGAGTCAGTGAAGCTCACCGAGGTGAATGCAAAGGTCGGCAATGGTTCATTGCGGCTAATATTAAAATCAAACGACCTCTCCAGCATGGAAGCATATGGCATTGGTCCTGACGGCGGGGCCGAGTTCGTGTCCGCAAAGTTGAAGTTCTTTATTAAGCGAGAGGGTAAAAAAAGCAAGGGTTTCATTGTCGAGATAAGGCCGCCTGAAAACAGCAAGATT contains:
- a CDS encoding DEAD/DEAH box helicase; translation: MGAPSHSEHRLPPMENDQQDTGIVLRPYQEAAIQAWNSKLDGGLRRGIINLPTGCGKTLTGLSIAKRMGGRTLWLAHRDELIEQPLRAIRAVWPEASTGVVKAERNETDAQVVFASIQTVSRQNRLKSLSGFDQIVVDEAHHAAADSYLRTMDALGCFKPGGTPALGLTATVERGDSLGLDESFEGIVYQMQLLQAIKDGWLVDLRLKQVALDFDMDAIATVHGDYNQGELGDAMLRAGAAEATANAYQDHAKGRKALIFTVTVDQARRTAETLKNRGEAAEWLCGETPIEERRAILTRLKTGETMVVANCAVLTEGFDEPSIDAIIIARPTQSKTLYLQMIGRGTRIFPGKEDCLIIDLAGASRKHKLIQAPVLFGLDPDEAEENTVTEALEVRDRETALVSSLVRANRVVPCPRQFHWISAANTFYAASAGDRGTVLLIRSGDGWVVEVSPKNRFAASTTLESQPVDLELAQGIGEDYIRRASATQLAAENAFWRRKPASEKLLAALAKWRIPVHSGIRAGEASDLLTVAIAKAWLWRRKQ
- a CDS encoding AAA family ATPase — protein: MTTTERQETPPQTPPAHQLVSSRKKKKTGMPKSGICIIVGYPKTGKSKFTASFPNSYVLNMDCGDADHIDGRIEDIEDVVDAHGNIVKTKLDNFREALMVAIKDPSIEVIVIDTIDTLVENICDEIANKAGLSKITDRLPGVDGFSLWGELGARIDGMINLFKKSGKLFILNAHLREPKLDDNNKVITPAGINVPGKSGDKLAFAADMIGYTFKREVGGKTEYCLTFQGGVAGRWGSRVEELSDKTIKLDGDNPYKSFAALFTEKAAMSETAESAKEPEKKPAAKTKGGK
- a CDS encoding HNH endonuclease, translating into MPKGVFPRISAEQRFWTHVQKGPGCWEWQAGRKLGKHRYGKFKMNRKTIGAHRVAWEFEKGPVPEGLCVLHHCDNPPCVRPDHLWIGTNLDNIKDRDAKNRQAKGASNGSRLYPERLLRGERHPNRLHPERLSRGSSHYNAKLTEEQVREIRRLHATGQYGYHSLAVKFGMGSTPIASIVNRKSWKHI
- a CDS encoding PD-(D/E)XK nuclease family protein, which gives rise to MKLPNPKYTVSDVNHKYSILLPSGETIGPLKSVTSILGIIAKPALIAWSAREAANYFKTELLRLGRTALDPAMLDQIAKDAAGAHRRKANDAADLGSKCHEIFQAIIQGKEPEMIPNELVEPTLDFKRWRMQSDIEIVALELPVASLDYRFGGRLDAVGHSKTRGGFGIVDYKTSKSLEYGNEYSYQVGGYAAALREQYGIDVVWGEIVRFGKTAPFTSESRAVTDLPAATAGFLSAVALTKSGDVQLIGEQSFCTKSVRAVESPVSVKKKSTPSALGF
- a CDS encoding sigma-70 family RNA polymerase sigma factor — translated: MTELANKKLEYQGLFTDLEISVVKNLINEIRRQWTCLEKEDFDDLLQSCLVKWWTAKDKYNEKSDASLSTFMAVVIRNHLLNVKDNLLSDKRIIAEKSVSLDQPPDGDDELPALIERIPAPDLLAAIELKLNIKISISALSERQQVVCRLLGEEGLSMAAASRSLKISELTLYREIKRIRAVFEKQNLRDI